DNA from Larimichthys crocea isolate SSNF chromosome XIII, L_crocea_2.0, whole genome shotgun sequence:
CCAATCAGGATCAGTGATCAGATTCATGAAACCCTAGTCAGCATTCGCACCCTACCAATACACCCTGAACCCTTTCAGTGTGTCTAAGTGTGCAGAGGAAGgcagcacaaagacacagctgcagcagaggaagctTTCAACACTTCAGGTAATGTACCGGCACTGCTGTGTATAAGTTTAGTTAGGACAATATCAATTACAGAACCAGAGAAACAAGAATCATGCTGTTggactgaaataataatattaactgCAGTCCTgcttaagtttatttatttaacaacattggtagttgtttgtttttacccaCCAGTTTTATACAGAAATACAGTTTCTAGGGCTTTAATGCTTGTCGGGAAAGAAATGTGTaggtatacagtatattttaaatgttagtaaATTCCTAAATTaacaaaaagaagcaaaatTTTATAttgctgtaaaaatgtaatgtaatgcctGTTCTTCACAATTTCACAGTCTAATAAAGTAAAAGGATTTGTTTTGCCCatgttattttttgtattttaaatttaaagtgtgGCCCATTAAACAGCAACAAGTCACTATCAAGAGAGAAGAGTCAGACAAGAGAGGACAAgtaaggaaaagagaaagagagagcaaaacaaaacacacacaaaaaaatcattttaggacgttaaactgttgttttcacttttttattttattaaagctGAAAACTGATGACTGCATTACTGCTTCAAGAACATCATTCCAAAGTTTTATTCTAACTTCAGGATGGCTATGaagctgctctgtctctgcctgctgCCGGTTCTGTTTTGTCCCAATTgggccaaaaaacaaaaatgtctcacGTCTGCTACCGACTGCGACGAGTGCATCCAGTCTGGCCCAGACTGTGCTTGGTGCACCGCACCTCACTCTAACATCCGCTGTAATACTGTGAAGGGGCTGCAAAGAGGAGGCTGCCATGAAAGTTTTATATATAACCCTCAGGGCGGGGTGCAGGTCGTCAAGAATGACAACAAGTAAGCATCCCGGCTTAAAAGGTCCACTATGAAAGTCTTTACATTCATAAACACACCTGTCTTATCAGCTGAAATCACTAACAATACAGACATGAATCAAATTGCCATAAACTGATATGACACTGGTGCTACATTAAAGTGTAATTATTTGACCGAGACCACCATGAACTCTAAAGGTACTGATCTAAACTACTGAACTTCTGCAGCACAGATCCAGTGAGTGCTGAGGCTTTGTTCCTCCAGCCCCAGGAGACCTCCATCCATTTGAGGCCAGGTGTGAGCCAGTCCTTCCCTGTCACTATCACCATGCCTACAGACCAGCCTATCACAGAGCTGACTATGGAAACCAGCCCAGTGCCATCGGGAGTCAACATCACATTCAGTAGCACCGTAAATGGAAACCTTCTGGCTGTACAGGTCAGCAGATCTAAGAAGGGTAAATTGTACAGGACATTAGGAAACACACGTTGTTATTAATAAACCCTCCTTTCTCTAGGTGAATGTTGAGGCTGCTCGGTGTCCCAGTGAGAATGACAACTCAAACCAGATGCAGAACAGGACTGAGCCCTGGTCTGTCAACATCACACCTAGTGGCTTCTCTCAGAGTTTGAAGTTAGAGATAACTTTGGAGTGTGAGTACAACTTCAAAACCATGCTTCAGTCAGTATATGTTTGCATATATTTATCTTGTCTAATGCGATGAATGCGTTTTCTCAGGTCAGTGTGGCTGCATGAAAAGCCGTGAGGAAAAAAGCCTTAGCTGCAGTGGCCGTGGGGCTCTGGTGTGTGGCCAGTGTGAGTGCTACAAGTCCTACGTTGGACAACAATGCCAGACGGAGGCTGAACCAGTTTCTTCACCAAAGGATGAGTTCTGTCGCTCAAGCCCGAATGCCCCGGTGTGCAGTGACAGGGGGAAATGCGTGGACGGTTCCTGTGAGTGCGACAACCGAGTAAACCCAAAAGAAAGATACAGCGGACGATACTGCGAGTGCAGCAACTTTGACTGTCAGTACCACAACAACAGGTAAAATATTTGATGATTAGTAAGTTAATTGTCCTTAATAGCTCTGTGTACCCTTTTAATTCTACTTAATTgcagaaataaactttaaaacactaTCTATCTAACAGTATATGTGGAGGCCACGGGAGGTGTGAGTGTGGAAATTGCGTTTGTGATGATGACTGGACCGGTGAAGACTGCGGCTGCTCCATGGAGACGGCTTCATGCAGGGGAAGCCATGGGTATCTGTGTAACGAGCGAGGGTTTTGTCAGTGCGGAGTGTGTATATGTTGGCCACCGTACGTAGGACCAACCTGTGAGAGGTGCCCTTTTTGTTAGCGCTAAGCAGCATGTGGAATGAGTTTGGGACAGGAGCGAAGTACAGGTGAGAACTGGTTGCTTTAAATGCAGGGTGTTATGACACAATTTTATGTCTGAAAGAAATTCATTTCACTTACACTTGATTTTTGTTCAATTTTGTTAATTCAGAGGTTCTTTGTCTATTGAACTCCCCAACTCTCTCCACATCATATTTTGTTGTGGAgcaaaaaaaagatcatttaaaaGATTATTAAAGTAGCAGTAGTACTTCTTCAGTCTCAATTATAAAGAATTCTTCCTCAGATACTGCTTCGTTATATTTctaatttcttctttcttgaaAACTCACTactgttaacatttaatgtCAGTTTTCTCAATTACAGagcaaaaatatacatttatttttcccaGCAGAGAtatttatatcttatatatatatattttttgaatgACTGTGTTGTGCCTAAACCAGGAGAGTCCATTGTATTCTGTAAAATGAGGAGCCGTGATGACTCTTGCTTCTTCTACTACAGCTCATCCTCTGGAGGACAGTCGACTGTGTTGCGGGCTTAAGAATATTCTCACAACGAAGTCCATGTTTTCCCAAACTTTAATATAACTAATGTGTTAGT
Protein-coding regions in this window:
- the LOC109142352 gene encoding integrin beta-1-like codes for the protein MAMKLLCLCLLPVLFCPNWAKKQKCLTSATDCDECIQSGPDCAWCTAPHSNIRCNTVKGLQRGGCHESFIYNPQGGVQVVKNDNNTDPVSAEALFLQPQETSIHLRPGVSQSFPVTITMPTDQPITELTMETSPVPSGVNITFSSTVNGNLLAVQVNVEAARCPSENDNSNQMQNRTEPWSVNITPSGFSQSLKLEITLECQCGCMKSREEKSLSCSGRGALVCGQCECYKSYVGQQCQTEAEPVSSPKDEFCRSSPNAPVCSDRGKCVDGSCECDNRVNPKERYSGRYCECSNFDCQYHNNSICGGHGRCECGNCVCDDDWTGEDCGCSMETASCRGSHGYLCNERGFCQCGVCICWPPYVGPTCERCPFC